The Coregonus clupeaformis isolate EN_2021a chromosome 8, ASM2061545v1, whole genome shotgun sequence genome has a segment encoding these proteins:
- the LOC123491474 gene encoding LOW QUALITY PROTEIN: SLAM family member 8-like (The sequence of the model RefSeq protein was modified relative to this genomic sequence to represent the inferred CDS: substituted 1 base at 1 genomic stop codon) has protein sequence MQVYDGKGVFQVSKGVGVPLFINKTVGDSVELLAGLERGHFKSLXWKYRGKDIVEVNSEGVYSPGSQFEGRLKMNNKNVSLTVRALPLQDSGDFLVIGEGDKGQIGGRTITLKVNEPISKVVIQTDIKLLANHSCTVRLVCNMSCYSNLTYTWERDNEMYGDAQQIHLSLSPAERDIIVTCNASNLVSWKSAYVTVKCSNDKTAPGT, from the exons ATGCAAGTCTATGATGGCAAAGGGGTCTTCCAAGTAAGCAAAG gtgtgggtGTTCCTCTGTTCATCAACAAGACAGTGGGGGACTCCGTGGAGCTGCTGGCAGGCTTAGAGCGGGGACATTTCAAATCATTGTAGTGGAAGTATAGAGGAAAGGATATAGTAGAAGTCAACTCAGAAGGTGTATATTCACCTGGATCCCAGTTCGAGGGGAGACTAAAGATGAACAACAAAAACGTTAGTTTAACGGTCAGAGCACTGCCACTGCAAGACTCAGGGGATTTTCTAGTTATAGGCGAAGGGGACAAAGGTCAGATTGGCGGTAGGACCATCACTCTGAAGGTCAACG AGCCTATATCGAAGGTGGTGATCCAGACAGACATCAAGCTATTGGCCAACCACTCCTGTACGGTGCGGCTGGTGTGCAACATGTCCTGCTACTCCAACCTTACATACACCTGGGAGAGAGACAACGAGATGTACGGGGACGCCCAGCagattcacctctctctctctcctgcagagaGAGACATCATTGTAACATGCAACGCCTCCAACCTAGTCAGTTGGAAATCTGCCTATGTGACAGTAAAGTGTAGTAATGACAAAACCGCCCCAGGTACCTag